The proteins below come from a single Ruegeria sp. SCSIO 43209 genomic window:
- a CDS encoding complex I NDUFA9 subunit family protein: protein MSKLVTIYGGSGFVGRYIARRMAAEGWRVRVAVRRPNEAMFVRPYGAVGQVEPILCNIRDDASVSAAMHGVDAVVNCVGVLNELGKNAFDAVQAEGAERIARLAAAQSIDRMVHISAIGADPESDSEYARTKAQGEAGVLQHMPGAVILRPSVIFGTEDQFFNRFAGMTRMSPFLPLVGAETKFQPVYVDDVAQAAVQGVLGKASAGVYELGGPEVKSFRALMQQMLDVIHRRRIIIGMPFWAAKIMAGVLDIAKFVSFQLFPNNILTRDQLKNLRRDNVAADDAKGFSDLGIEPATLESVLPEYLWKFRPAGQYDDIQNSAKNLRI from the coding sequence ATGTCGAAACTCGTCACGATTTACGGTGGATCGGGCTTTGTCGGCCGATATATCGCGCGGCGTATGGCTGCCGAAGGCTGGCGTGTCCGCGTCGCTGTGCGGCGGCCCAATGAAGCGATGTTCGTCAGACCCTATGGCGCGGTTGGTCAGGTCGAGCCTATCTTGTGCAATATCCGTGATGACGCCTCGGTCAGTGCGGCGATGCATGGTGTGGACGCCGTGGTGAATTGCGTTGGCGTATTGAATGAGCTGGGCAAGAATGCGTTCGATGCAGTGCAGGCCGAAGGTGCCGAACGGATCGCCCGGCTGGCGGCCGCTCAGAGTATTGACCGCATGGTTCATATCTCGGCCATCGGTGCGGATCCCGAATCCGACAGCGAATATGCGCGCACCAAAGCGCAGGGCGAGGCGGGCGTTTTGCAACACATGCCGGGTGCCGTCATTCTGCGCCCATCAGTCATTTTCGGCACCGAAGACCAGTTTTTCAACCGCTTCGCAGGAATGACACGGATGAGCCCGTTCCTGCCGCTCGTTGGGGCGGAAACGAAATTTCAACCTGTCTATGTCGATGATGTTGCGCAAGCGGCAGTTCAAGGCGTTCTGGGCAAAGCGTCTGCCGGTGTTTATGAACTGGGCGGGCCAGAGGTAAAGAGTTTCCGCGCGTTGATGCAGCAGATGCTCGACGTAATTCATCGCCGCCGGATCATCATCGGGATGCCTTTCTGGGCGGCGAAAATCATGGCGGGTGTGTTGGATATCGCGAAGTTCGTCAGTTTTCAGTTGTTTCCGAACAATATCCTGACCCGTGACCAGCTTAAAAATTTGCGGCGCGATAATGTGGCGGCGGATGACGCTAAAGGTTTTTCAGACCTCGGGATCGAGCCCGCGACGTTGGAATCGGTTCTGCCAGAATATCTGTGGAAATTCCGCCCCGCGGGCCAGTATGACGATATTCAGAACTCGGCCAAGAACCTGCGCATCTGA
- a CDS encoding type I restriction-modification enzyme R subunit C-terminal domain-containing protein, protein MVGRGTRLCPDLFGPGEDKQAFVIFDFCQNLEFFKENPNLAEGASAKPIGERLFAARVELIEALANYENAHEQLIDSTKTRLRDEVMGMPLDNFIVRAKRRSVERFRDSANWSDLTLDERMALLEDVAGLPSAYEDGSLPAKQFDLLILSTQLELLKQEGGFARLQSRIISYASGLEELSNVPLVAKELELILEIQSDCFWEDITPETLEMVRRRLRHLAELIKPTERKTVITNFEDEIGEGSAMTMPDVGSGVDKALFKMKVRRFLERHRDHITLIKVHRGEPLTSQDIDELERILIDQEIADEKLIAELGDDGGLGRFLRSLTGLDRAAAKEAFSAFVSRHQLNADQTDFLDLIVDSLTESGIVDPASFYESPYTDFDDLGIAGLFNRDQTQEIIEIVRGLNDAAAA, encoded by the coding sequence ATGGTAGGAAGAGGCACCCGTCTGTGCCCGGACCTTTTTGGTCCAGGCGAGGATAAGCAAGCTTTTGTGATCTTCGATTTCTGCCAGAATCTGGAGTTCTTCAAGGAAAACCCAAATCTGGCCGAGGGCGCCAGCGCAAAACCTATCGGTGAACGACTATTTGCGGCACGAGTGGAGCTTATTGAAGCTCTAGCTAATTACGAAAACGCCCATGAGCAGCTAATTGACTCAACTAAAACCCGCCTCCGCGACGAAGTTATGGGTATGCCGCTCGATAACTTCATCGTTCGAGCCAAGCGCCGAAGCGTTGAAAGGTTTAGGGACTCTGCGAACTGGTCAGATCTGACTTTGGACGAGCGAATGGCACTTTTGGAAGACGTCGCCGGTCTTCCCTCTGCCTATGAAGACGGTAGCCTTCCCGCGAAACAATTTGATCTCTTGATCCTCAGCACTCAACTTGAACTCCTGAAACAAGAGGGCGGGTTTGCACGCCTGCAGTCCCGTATAATTAGCTACGCTTCAGGGTTGGAGGAGTTGTCCAATGTACCCCTTGTTGCAAAAGAGTTGGAATTGATTTTAGAAATTCAATCCGACTGTTTTTGGGAAGACATTACTCCTGAAACTCTTGAGATGGTGCGTCGCCGCTTGCGTCATCTGGCCGAGCTCATCAAGCCAACCGAGAGGAAGACTGTAATTACAAACTTTGAAGACGAGATCGGCGAAGGCAGCGCTATGACGATGCCGGATGTCGGCAGCGGCGTAGATAAAGCACTGTTCAAGATGAAGGTTCGACGCTTTTTGGAACGACATCGTGACCACATTACCCTAATAAAGGTACATCGCGGAGAGCCCCTTACATCGCAGGATATCGACGAATTAGAACGGATTTTAATCGATCAGGAAATCGCTGATGAAAAGTTGATCGCGGAGTTAGGCGATGACGGAGGACTTGGGCGTTTTCTTCGTTCGCTGACCGGTTTAGATCGAGCAGCTGCCAAAGAAGCGTTTAGCGCCTTCGTTTCGCGACATCAGCTTAACGCAGATCAAACCGACTTCCTTGACCTAATCGTGGACAGTTTGACCGAAAGTGGGATCGTTGATCCAGCATCGTTTTATGAGAGCCCTTATACAGACTTCGACGATTTGGGCATTGCGGGCTTGTTCAATCGAGATCAAACACAAGAGATCATCGAAATCGTTCGTGGCTTAAACGATGCAGCAGCCGCCTAA
- a CDS encoding restriction endonuclease subunit S, with translation MNLVPLGDLMPSRIPSVNPAKHPDEVFELWSIPAFDVGKPDIVSGSKIGSSKKCVEPGDVLLSRIVPHIRRSWVVRPSTSNRQIASGEWITFRGLDFDPNYLRHILTSDPFHAEFMKTVAGVGGSLLRARPESVKAIKIPFPPLEEQKRIAGILDQAASLCRLRTHALDKLNTLGQAIFHEMFGDPVSNPHKYPIVALEDLCQVISDCLHKTPKHLENSTSGYPSIRSSDLISGNIDFSTTKHVDETTYVERIGRHRPVAGDVVYCREGARYGNCGIVPEGVDLCLGQRTMLFQAKEGYVAPYYLWFVVRSDWVKHQADRVVGGAASPHVNIRDIRKFPCLLPPLRQQERFAQSIAEIYQTRQRLLTSQDESETLFASLQHRVFHGEL, from the coding sequence ATGAACCTTGTCCCTCTAGGCGATTTGATGCCGTCCCGTATCCCAAGTGTTAACCCTGCTAAACACCCCGACGAAGTCTTTGAGCTTTGGAGTATTCCTGCATTTGATGTCGGAAAACCCGATATAGTTTCGGGTTCCAAAATTGGCTCTTCGAAGAAATGTGTGGAGCCTGGTGATGTTTTATTGTCTCGCATCGTTCCGCACATTCGGCGTTCTTGGGTCGTGCGACCATCAACTTCTAACCGACAAATCGCATCCGGCGAGTGGATCACGTTTCGTGGTTTAGACTTCGACCCCAACTACCTCCGGCACATACTAACATCGGATCCCTTTCATGCGGAATTTATGAAAACCGTTGCTGGTGTCGGTGGGTCGCTATTGCGAGCACGTCCTGAGAGTGTGAAGGCCATAAAAATCCCTTTCCCACCGCTAGAGGAGCAAAAGCGAATTGCGGGCATACTGGATCAGGCCGCAAGCCTCTGCCGCCTCCGCACCCACGCCCTCGACAAACTCAACACCCTCGGACAGGCGATCTTTCATGAGATGTTTGGAGATCCAGTATCTAATCCGCACAAGTATCCCATTGTTGCTTTGGAAGACCTTTGCCAGGTAATTTCCGATTGCCTTCACAAGACGCCGAAACACCTTGAAAATAGCACCTCAGGTTACCCGTCGATACGAAGCTCTGACTTGATATCAGGCAACATAGACTTCTCCACGACAAAACATGTGGACGAAACGACCTACGTCGAACGGATTGGGCGTCATAGACCTGTAGCAGGTGACGTCGTCTACTGCCGTGAAGGGGCTCGCTACGGCAATTGCGGGATCGTACCTGAGGGCGTTGACCTATGCCTTGGCCAACGGACGATGCTTTTTCAAGCGAAAGAAGGCTATGTAGCTCCCTACTATCTCTGGTTTGTGGTTAGGTCGGACTGGGTAAAGCACCAGGCTGATAGAGTGGTAGGCGGCGCCGCTTCGCCGCACGTGAATATTCGCGACATCCGCAAGTTCCCGTGCCTCTTGCCGCCGCTCAGACAACAGGAACGTTTTGCACAATCAATAGCTGAAATATATCAAACAAGACAGCGACTGCTTACCTCGCAAGACGAGAGCGAAACCCTCTTCGCTTCACTCCAACATCGTGTCTTCCACGGAGAGCTGTGA
- a CDS encoding DEAD/DEAH box helicase family protein, whose protein sequence is MTQFAFLADDFPALHKHAAKAETHTLSDPRGACFWARLTLETALKWLYQKDPALRSTYNNTLAAMIAEPSLEALTGPAIVTKARYIKDQGNRAAHDSGKPLSAHDATACVRELFHVCYWIARTYAKTTRPDPALTFDVKRLEKSLTITASTVAQIQKIEGDIKAERKRAEEAEEALRASEEGREELDRELARVRAEIVALRKANQSVQDTHDYNEAETRDSFIDLLLAEAGWPLDQERDREFPVKGMPNESGDGFVDYVLWGDDGKPLALVEAKRTKKDSRTGQQQAKLYADCLEAAYGRRPVIFTTNGYEHWVWDDLAYPPRELSGFLKKDELQLLHQRRTNVRALSSVDIDVDIAGRHYQQRAIRRVGEAFEKHAQRKALLVMATGSGKTRTVIALIDQLMRANRVKRVLFLADRIALVKQANSAFKVHLPATPCANLLERHDPKKNDHSGARVCLSTYPTMMGLIEESKNGEKRYGPGHFDLIVIDEAHRSVYRKYRAIFSYFDSLLVGLTATPRDEIDKDTYSLFGLEKGVPTDAYDLDDAVADGYLVPPTTISVPLKFQREGIAYDQLSDEEKEAWDAIEWDEEGTQRDRVESADLNKWLFNVDTVDKVLEHLMRNGIKVAGGDRLGKTIIFAKNSKHAQFIVDRFNENYPYYKGEFAKLIDYSVSYAQTLIDDFSEAEKAPHIAVSVDMLDTGIDVPEVVNLVFFKIVRSRTKF, encoded by the coding sequence ATGACTCAGTTTGCATTTCTCGCCGATGACTTCCCCGCTTTGCACAAGCATGCCGCCAAGGCGGAGACCCATACACTGTCCGATCCGCGCGGGGCGTGTTTCTGGGCTCGCCTGACGCTGGAGACAGCGCTCAAGTGGCTTTACCAGAAAGATCCGGCGCTGCGCAGCACTTACAACAACACGCTAGCCGCTATGATTGCCGAACCGAGCCTTGAAGCGCTGACCGGCCCCGCCATCGTCACCAAGGCGCGCTACATCAAGGATCAGGGCAACCGGGCCGCACATGACTCAGGCAAACCGCTGAGTGCCCACGACGCCACCGCCTGCGTGCGTGAGCTGTTCCACGTGTGTTACTGGATCGCCCGAACCTACGCCAAGACTACACGTCCTGATCCAGCTTTGACCTTTGACGTGAAACGTCTTGAAAAGTCGCTGACTATTACCGCCAGCACCGTCGCCCAGATCCAGAAGATCGAAGGCGACATTAAGGCTGAACGCAAACGCGCTGAAGAGGCAGAGGAGGCGTTGCGCGCTTCTGAGGAGGGACGCGAAGAGCTAGACCGGGAACTGGCTCGGGTCCGTGCCGAGATCGTCGCGTTGAGAAAGGCCAACCAAAGTGTCCAGGACACTCACGACTACAATGAGGCCGAAACGCGCGACAGCTTCATCGATCTGCTTTTGGCTGAGGCGGGCTGGCCCTTAGATCAGGAGCGCGATCGCGAGTTTCCTGTGAAGGGCATGCCAAACGAGAGCGGTGACGGTTTCGTCGACTACGTTCTTTGGGGCGATGACGGAAAGCCTCTGGCACTGGTCGAGGCAAAACGCACCAAAAAGGACAGTCGGACAGGGCAACAGCAGGCGAAGCTTTACGCTGACTGCCTTGAAGCCGCATACGGGCGGCGACCGGTGATTTTCACTACAAATGGTTATGAGCATTGGGTCTGGGACGACTTGGCTTACCCACCGCGAGAGTTATCCGGTTTCCTGAAGAAAGATGAGCTACAGCTACTTCATCAAAGGCGAACCAACGTACGCGCCTTGTCGAGCGTTGATATCGACGTAGATATCGCGGGTCGCCATTATCAGCAGCGCGCAATTCGGCGCGTTGGGGAGGCATTCGAAAAACACGCCCAGCGCAAAGCGCTTTTGGTTATGGCAACAGGAAGCGGTAAGACGCGAACAGTGATCGCTCTCATCGACCAACTAATGAGAGCCAACCGCGTCAAACGTGTTCTATTTCTGGCCGACCGTATTGCACTGGTTAAACAGGCGAATAGCGCTTTCAAAGTACACCTGCCTGCAACACCTTGCGCCAATCTGCTGGAGCGCCACGACCCAAAGAAAAACGATCACTCAGGTGCTCGTGTTTGCCTTTCAACCTACCCCACTATGATGGGGCTGATTGAAGAGTCGAAGAACGGCGAGAAGCGCTATGGCCCCGGTCACTTTGATCTGATCGTAATCGATGAGGCGCACCGCTCAGTTTATCGAAAGTATCGGGCAATTTTCAGCTATTTTGACAGCCTGCTGGTGGGACTAACAGCCACCCCACGCGACGAAATTGACAAAGATACCTACTCGCTGTTTGGGCTTGAGAAGGGTGTTCCGACTGATGCCTACGATCTCGATGATGCAGTCGCGGACGGCTATCTGGTTCCGCCGACAACCATATCTGTTCCGCTGAAATTCCAACGAGAAGGAATTGCATACGATCAGTTGAGTGATGAAGAGAAGGAAGCTTGGGACGCCATTGAATGGGATGAAGAAGGTACCCAGCGCGACCGCGTTGAAAGCGCCGATTTGAACAAGTGGCTATTCAACGTGGACACCGTAGACAAGGTGCTTGAGCACTTAATGCGAAACGGGATCAAGGTAGCTGGCGGTGATAGGCTCGGCAAAACCATTATCTTCGCCAAGAATAGCAAACATGCTCAATTCATCGTGGACCGTTTCAATGAGAACTACCCGTACTACAAGGGTGAGTTTGCTAAACTGATAGACTACAGCGTTTCCTACGCTCAAACCCTGATCGACGACTTCTCGGAAGCAGAAAAAGCGCCTCACATAGCCGTTTCGGTGGACATGCTGGATACTGGGATTGATGTGCCTGAGGTTGTCAATCTTGTTTTCTTTAAAATCGTGCGTTCAAGAACAAAATTCTAG
- a CDS encoding AlpA family transcriptional regulator — MNAEANSIQTEIDPLLKVAEAAELLAISVPSFWRRIADGSVPKPIKLGGSSRWPRSEILAVIAEAKANR, encoded by the coding sequence ATGAACGCTGAAGCCAACTCAATTCAAACCGAAATCGATCCATTGCTTAAGGTGGCGGAAGCCGCAGAGCTGCTTGCAATCAGCGTGCCGAGCTTCTGGCGCCGTATCGCGGATGGGTCGGTCCCCAAGCCAATCAAACTTGGTGGATCTTCTAGGTGGCCTCGTTCTGAAATCCTTGCTGTCATCGCTGAAGCCAAAGCCAACCGGTAA
- a CDS encoding serine/threonine-protein kinase has translation MANEDSSVINSLGGRYVLTSIERFGAQASVIKALDQNTGNFVAIKRVKFGPDDERSKEGFHREVRTLQNLVHPNIVELVEVDQDDEGNWYLVLEWIENNLEDAIVDEGAMPWTVFWDRYGSPLLDAIVFGQKQRIAHRDIKPKNILVTSDRKPKLADYGIAKLLDNGGNWAIKGLTFRFDYTPGYTPSTPDDENYIFSRDCFAFAAVAISCVAGRIITSDDDIRIAQQEAVLPREIRPILDRCLSEEVSDRPRLAAVLREQLEHAMLDHEKTNSGFVTIHIEMAGNVLPYLEKRLGFEGRAALERFVHEELEEVCSLNLRESDGDPCEVKIVGATWCFEASVAGKHKELLHITKAIEIGAGHASDLREAGTNSRLRISFNRPAGTRQAGNALEMLLVEAKSERDAIQAERDSRATERVFRAWRSYLRDRADLEANRANAITYLNRHVSGEKVVFTTDIAQKEELVGQDRLIQLANGRVIGVVSAVSFNQVTMDVTYGNPNKLPQRGEIILNTLLAQRALSHQTHALDSVVFGRAVSNRLKSIILEPGNATPTSPVSNVDPTDSDLDDEKIEILSKALGVEDILAIEGPPGTGKTKLISEIVVQWLRRNPGHRILLSSQTHIALDNVLERVSTLDPEMKLIRIGRVDEPKISDESKELLLEKRVESWIGEVRRLAEEEMSDWAEKNGVDRGMVEIGIMVERLIQILGRQQELAASISDLTKERKDVETPADGDDHPVVEDDDIAEQTTQLDNEIGVAERELGVLRKEERRVRDQLKEIGGYAEELATSCDVRDLTDWAEHFLNSGPAAEECRERLSLLEEWSLRVGRSPDFNAALLSSAEVIAGTCVGIAGVKGMGEVSYDLCIVDEASKATATEILIPMARSQRWIVVGDPKQLPPFFEDLGDELRSEFDDKEVKATLLDRLLEKPDGLPEGCRAALSNQYRMVRPIGNLVSECFYDGQLNSPIKTHGLKLELAFPKPVMWYSTHALENPFEREQGPTYCNPTEVAAVRERLQTLQFVANIQHQSISVAVISGYTAQVGLLDKMVMQGAAEWPNLEVSCNSVDAFQGRQADVCIYSVVRSNKRGRLGFLKERPRLNVALSRGKSALLIVGDQSFCRSIHGNNPFEAVIDYMDRNPEDCAMETLS, from the coding sequence ATGGCGAACGAAGATAGTTCTGTTATCAATTCGCTCGGTGGCCGCTATGTGCTGACTAGCATTGAGCGATTTGGTGCCCAAGCATCGGTCATAAAGGCACTTGACCAGAACACGGGAAATTTTGTTGCGATCAAGCGGGTTAAGTTTGGTCCAGATGATGAGCGTTCTAAGGAAGGCTTTCACCGCGAGGTCCGCACGCTCCAAAACCTTGTTCATCCCAACATTGTGGAGCTTGTTGAGGTAGACCAAGACGACGAAGGCAATTGGTATCTTGTACTTGAGTGGATTGAAAACAACCTTGAAGATGCCATTGTAGACGAAGGCGCGATGCCGTGGACTGTGTTCTGGGATCGTTATGGTTCACCTCTACTGGATGCGATTGTATTCGGGCAGAAGCAACGAATCGCTCATCGGGACATTAAGCCAAAAAACATTCTCGTAACTTCTGACAGAAAACCAAAACTAGCGGATTATGGGATCGCCAAGCTCTTAGACAATGGTGGAAACTGGGCGATTAAGGGGCTAACTTTTCGCTTCGACTACACTCCCGGCTACACACCATCTACTCCAGACGATGAGAACTATATTTTTAGCCGAGATTGTTTCGCCTTTGCTGCAGTTGCTATTTCCTGCGTAGCAGGTCGAATTATCACTAGCGACGATGACATTCGGATTGCACAGCAAGAAGCTGTGCTTCCACGTGAGATTCGCCCAATATTGGATCGATGTCTAAGTGAGGAAGTGTCGGATCGACCGCGCTTGGCAGCTGTTCTGCGAGAACAACTGGAACATGCGATGCTGGATCACGAGAAGACCAACTCTGGCTTTGTTACAATTCACATCGAAATGGCGGGTAATGTACTACCTTACCTCGAAAAAAGACTTGGTTTCGAAGGGCGAGCGGCTCTTGAACGGTTCGTTCATGAGGAGCTCGAGGAAGTTTGCTCTCTTAACCTAAGGGAGAGTGACGGAGACCCCTGCGAAGTTAAAATTGTTGGAGCAACTTGGTGCTTTGAGGCTTCAGTAGCTGGCAAACACAAAGAACTGCTTCACATCACGAAAGCAATTGAAATTGGTGCGGGACACGCTTCAGATTTGCGTGAAGCGGGAACAAATAGTCGCCTGCGAATAAGCTTCAATCGCCCGGCTGGTACGAGACAGGCAGGCAACGCTCTCGAGATGCTTTTGGTTGAAGCAAAATCTGAGCGAGATGCTATCCAAGCGGAACGAGACTCTCGGGCCACAGAACGTGTTTTTCGGGCGTGGAGGAGCTATCTTCGTGACAGGGCAGACCTTGAAGCCAATCGTGCAAATGCAATCACCTATTTGAACCGTCACGTATCCGGGGAGAAAGTAGTATTTACTACTGACATAGCCCAGAAAGAGGAACTGGTTGGTCAAGACCGTTTAATACAGCTAGCAAACGGCAGAGTGATTGGCGTGGTTAGCGCAGTTTCGTTCAATCAGGTTACAATGGACGTTACTTACGGAAATCCTAACAAACTGCCGCAGCGCGGCGAGATAATACTCAATACACTGCTCGCACAGCGAGCGCTCTCGCACCAAACTCATGCTCTTGACTCAGTAGTATTTGGACGAGCTGTCAGTAATCGCTTGAAGTCGATAATTCTCGAACCGGGAAACGCAACGCCGACATCACCTGTTTCCAATGTCGATCCAACGGACAGCGATCTCGATGACGAAAAAATTGAGATACTCTCTAAAGCGCTTGGTGTAGAGGATATTCTTGCTATTGAGGGCCCTCCTGGCACGGGAAAAACTAAGCTAATTAGCGAAATCGTCGTTCAGTGGCTTCGAAGAAACCCAGGACATCGCATTCTACTTTCATCACAAACGCACATCGCTTTGGATAATGTTCTGGAGCGTGTTTCAACACTTGATCCTGAGATGAAGCTAATTCGGATCGGGCGAGTGGACGAACCGAAGATATCCGATGAAAGTAAAGAACTGCTCCTCGAAAAGCGTGTGGAGTCTTGGATTGGTGAAGTACGTCGATTGGCAGAGGAGGAAATGTCCGATTGGGCCGAAAAAAATGGTGTCGACCGAGGAATGGTCGAAATTGGAATAATGGTGGAACGTCTAATTCAAATCCTAGGACGACAGCAAGAGCTTGCGGCGTCCATTTCTGATCTGACAAAAGAACGTAAAGACGTTGAAACTCCCGCGGATGGTGACGATCACCCAGTCGTCGAAGATGACGATATTGCCGAACAGACAACCCAATTGGACAACGAGATTGGTGTGGCAGAACGAGAGCTTGGTGTACTCCGCAAGGAAGAACGTCGAGTAAGGGATCAACTTAAGGAAATCGGTGGTTACGCTGAAGAACTCGCAACATCTTGCGACGTTCGCGATCTGACAGACTGGGCTGAGCATTTCCTCAATTCCGGCCCGGCGGCTGAAGAATGCCGCGAACGATTGTCCCTGCTTGAGGAGTGGAGTTTACGTGTTGGGCGATCACCTGACTTCAACGCTGCCTTATTGTCCTCTGCGGAAGTTATTGCCGGTACCTGCGTAGGCATTGCTGGAGTAAAGGGGATGGGCGAAGTCTCCTACGACCTGTGTATTGTTGACGAAGCATCTAAAGCGACAGCGACAGAAATCCTGATTCCAATGGCGCGTAGCCAGCGTTGGATTGTTGTTGGTGATCCGAAGCAATTACCGCCCTTCTTTGAAGATCTGGGGGACGAACTACGAAGTGAATTTGACGACAAGGAGGTGAAAGCGACCCTGTTGGATCGTCTACTGGAAAAGCCTGATGGTTTGCCGGAAGGTTGTCGTGCAGCGCTCAGCAACCAGTACCGTATGGTGCGCCCAATTGGAAATCTGGTCAGTGAGTGTTTTTATGACGGTCAGCTTAACAGCCCCATCAAGACACACGGGCTAAAGCTTGAGCTCGCCTTTCCGAAACCTGTGATGTGGTATTCTACTCATGCACTTGAAAACCCCTTCGAGCGTGAACAAGGCCCAACCTATTGCAATCCAACCGAAGTCGCTGCAGTGCGAGAGCGATTGCAAACGCTTCAATTTGTGGCAAACATTCAACATCAGTCTATTTCGGTCGCTGTAATTTCAGGTTACACTGCTCAGGTCGGATTGCTTGACAAAATGGTGATGCAAGGTGCTGCTGAGTGGCCAAACCTTGAGGTGTCATGCAATAGCGTAGATGCATTCCAAGGACGCCAAGCTGATGTATGCATTTACTCGGTCGTACGCTCAAACAAGCGCGGGCGACTTGGATTTCTCAAAGAACGTCCGCGACTAAACGTGGCGCTTTCTCGAGGAAAAAGCGCCTTGTTGATTGTTGGTGACCAAAGTTTCTGTCGATCGATTCATGGCAACAATCCTTTCGAGGCCGTTATCGACTACATGGACCGCAACCCAGAGGATTGCGCAATGGAGACCTTGTCATGA
- a CDS encoding PP2C family serine/threonine-protein phosphatase encodes MRTAWIATHTGVVRSRNEDNCCAGTWAADGGDGAWTVDLRGNRWIAAVADGMGGHQAGEIASEITISELIKMADQIEGKTSASEILERVNRKVFQAMFAPLGRPGMGSTIVGIAFRDEVGLFFNLGDSRAYIVRDTDLVQTSTDHTIGMGGDHRTRSHRLTQSLGGTTHRAPIFPHVQSERLAPGDRILLCSDGLTDMIGSEEILKILSQNRTHPAQALVSAALNSGGYDNVTVIVIGKLQKC; translated from the coding sequence ATGAGAACGGCATGGATAGCTACACATACTGGCGTGGTTCGTTCCAGAAACGAAGACAATTGTTGCGCTGGAACCTGGGCCGCTGATGGGGGTGACGGTGCGTGGACTGTAGATCTACGCGGCAATCGTTGGATCGCGGCGGTTGCCGATGGGATGGGGGGCCACCAAGCAGGCGAAATTGCTAGTGAGATCACCATCTCGGAACTGATCAAAATGGCTGATCAAATCGAAGGTAAAACTTCTGCCAGCGAAATCCTTGAACGCGTCAACCGCAAAGTATTTCAAGCAATGTTCGCGCCTCTTGGTAGACCGGGTATGGGAAGCACAATTGTTGGAATCGCATTTCGCGATGAAGTTGGATTGTTTTTCAATTTGGGAGATAGTCGCGCTTACATCGTGAGAGACACTGATCTGGTTCAAACCAGCACTGATCACACAATAGGTATGGGTGGCGACCACAGAACACGAAGCCATCGACTTACTCAGTCGCTCGGTGGAACTACTCACCGAGCACCAATATTTCCCCATGTGCAAAGTGAAAGACTGGCGCCGGGCGACCGTATTTTACTGTGCTCCGACGGCCTAACCGATATGATTGGAAGCGAGGAAATACTGAAAATTCTAAGTCAAAACCGCACCCATCCGGCGCAAGCTCTTGTTTCCGCAGCATTAAACTCTGGAGGGTATGACAACGTGACTGTGATAGTGATTGGGAAATTGCAAAAGTGCTAA
- a CDS encoding HGGxSTG domain-containing protein, whose translation MLREVLLSLQEEFARDETPSCQICPFRTVTGRGREKTCSECTGGQCQDLQNIGLDNEGQPLPMHLRARCGAKTRKGSSCQLPVAPGKRRCRYHGGLSTGPTSKQGRARIAEAQRKRWAKHTKET comes from the coding sequence ATGCTTCGCGAGGTGTTGTTATCACTCCAGGAAGAGTTCGCTAGGGATGAGACACCGAGCTGTCAAATTTGCCCCTTTCGGACAGTTACTGGGCGCGGCAGAGAAAAAACGTGCTCCGAATGTACTGGTGGCCAGTGTCAGGATCTGCAGAACATTGGCTTGGACAATGAGGGGCAACCGCTTCCAATGCATCTACGAGCTCGCTGTGGCGCAAAAACGCGCAAAGGATCGAGTTGTCAGCTGCCCGTGGCACCAGGAAAACGCCGGTGTCGATACCATGGCGGCTTGTCAACCGGCCCGACATCCAAGCAAGGTCGAGCGCGGATCGCTGAAGCACAACGCAAAAGATGGGCAAAACACACGAAAGAGACATAG